The Acidovorax sp. RAC01 genomic sequence GCGGCGACGTTTTCAGCCAGGCCGTGTTCCAGGCCGGGGGCGTCGGCGTGGATGACCTTGGCAACACCCGAGATCTGGGCGGCTGCCTGTGCGGCGGCGCCGGCGTTGTGGCCTGCGACGAGCACGTGTACGTCGCCACCGCAGGCGACTGCGGCGATGACGGTGTTCAGGGTGGCGCCCTTGATGGACGCGTTGTCGTGTTCAGCAATAACGAGTACCGACATTTAGATCACCTTCGCTTCGTTCTTGAGTTTTTCGACCAGGGCCGCGACATCGGCCACCTTGATGCCTGCGCCGCGCTTGGCGGGTTCGGTCACTTTCAGGGTTTTCAGGCGGGGGACCACGTCCACACCGAGGTCTTCGGGCTTGACGGTGTCGAGCTGCTTTTTCTTGGCCTTCATGATGTTGGGCAAGGTGACGTAGCGGGGCTCGTTCAGGCGCAGGTCGGTGGTGATGACTGCGGGGAGCGTCAGGGCCAGGGTTTCCAGGCCGCCGTCGACTTCGCGGGTCACGCTGACTTTGTCGGCTGCGAGTTCCACCTTGCTGGCGAACGTTGCCTGGGGCAGGTCGGCCAGGGCAGCCAGCATCTGGCCGGTCTGGTTGGCGTCGTCGTCGATGGCTTGTTTGCCCAGGATGATGAGCTGGGGTTGCTCTTTGTCGACCAGGGCCTTCAAGATCTTGGCGACGGCCAGGGGCTGCAGTTCGACGTCGGTCTCGACCAGGATGGCGCGGTCGGCACCAATGGCCATGGCGGTGCGCAGGGTTTCCTGGCACTGGGCCACGCCGCAGCTGACTGCGATGACTTCGGTCACCAGGCCTTTTTCTTTCAGGCGCACGGCCTCTTCAACGGCGATTTCGTCAAAGGGGTTCATGCTCATCTTCACGTTGGCGATGTCCACACCCGTGTTGTCCGATTTGACGCGGACCTTCACGTTGTAGTCCACCACGCGTTTGACAGGGACCAAGACCTTCATTGCTGCGGCTCCTAGAGTTGATTGAATTGACGTTTACGTAAACTGGAACATTCTATGCCGCACTGCACCAGGCAGGCCGCAGGGCAGAACGCATCGCATGCAGAAAAAAGAACGATCGTGCTTTTTCAGGATTATAGGCCAGTAAATCCATCCTGCGTACATCCCCACAGGAATACGGGCCATGGCCTGGGGTGAGGCGGGGCCGGCCGGGGCCCGGCGTGCCACTTGTGCCAGCGCCTCGCGGCAGAGGGGCACATGCCCCGCGCAATTTGCACACTCGCCTCCACCAGAAGGCCCTTGGGCCGCAGCACGTACATCGGCATGCGGGGTCGCGCGTCAGGGTGAAAGCCCGTGGCCCTGCGATGGCTCGCGCAGCGAAGGCGATGGAGCCCCCGGCCGTGCGCCGGCCGGCATCTCAGCGCTCTGGAAATGCACCACGCGCTGGGGAAACGGTACTTCCACATGGTGCTCGCGCAAGGCGCGAAGAATCGCCATGTTGATCTGCGAGCGCAGCCCCAGGGTGCCGTTCTCGGGGTCTGCAATCCAGAACCCCACCGTGAACTCCAGCCCGTCGGCACCAAACGCGCTCAGCGCCACGGCCGGTGCAGGCTCGCGCAGCACGCGCGGGCTGACCAGCGCGGCCTCGCCCAGCAGGCGCGCGACCAGATCGACATCCGAGTCGTACGCCACGCTGACCACCGTGGACATCCACACCTGCGGGTCCGAGAGCGACAGGTTTTCCACCCGCTGGGTGATCAGAAGCTCATTCGGCACGATGGATTCGCGGCCCGACGGCGAGCGAATGACGGTGTAGCGCGCGTTGATCTGGGTGATGCGGCCCTCGAACGCATCGAGCTTGACGTTGTCGCCAATGCGCATGCTGCGCTCGGCCAGGATCACAAAACCGCTCACGTAGTTGGCCGCCAGCTTTTGCAGCCCAAAACCGATGCCCACCCCCACGGCGCCACCCAGCACCGAAAGCGCCGTCAGGTCGATGCCCACCGCCGACAGGGCCATGATGAGGCCCACAAACACCAGCACCGCACGCAGGGCGTTGCTGATGGCCTTGCGCAGCGACAGCTCGCTGCCGGTGGCCGCGCGCAGCAGCCGTGCCTCGATGGCTGCAGAGATCCACAGCGCCACCAGCAGCACGGCCCCGGCGGTGATGGCGCCCTCGATCATCGTGCGCACCGACAGCGTCGATGCACCCACCTTCCAGCTGATCTTGTCGAGCTCCTGCAGCACCAGCGGCAGCAGGCCGGTGACCCACAGCACCATGCCCAGCCAAGCCATCCACGAGATGCTGCGCTCGATCGGCCGCACCCAGGCCGACTGCGGAAACGCCACCTGCAGCACCTTGACGCCGATGCGGATCACCACCAGCGACACCAGCACCGGAATGGCCACCTTGAAGACGGCCAGCGGCACCCACTGCGCGGCCAGCGTACGCGCCAGGTAGCCCAGGCTCAGCAGCACCAGCGGAAACAGCGCGCCGTCGACCATGCTCGATCCGAACCAGATCGACCGCGGGTCCTTGTCATGGATGCGGCGGCGCAACGCCCACACCACCGTCCAGGCCGCTGCCACGCACGCCACCAGCAAACCCAGCTCGACCAGCACGGAAGGCTGCGTGAACGCCTGCGCCCACTGGTCCAGGTCAGAGATCATCGACGGGGCTTCGGCGGCAGGCGCCGCGTTACCAGACCCGGTACCGCCCACACCATCGGCCACAGGATTTGCCATCAGCGTTTCCAGTCGGGCTGGCGCTTTTCGGCGAACGCGCGGGCGCCCTCTTGCGCTGCCGCATCCATCATGTTCACCGCCATCGCCTGGCCCGCCAGCTGGTAGGCAGCATCGATACCGAGTTCACGCTGCTGGTGCACCAGCGCCTTGCCCATGGCCACCGCCACACGCGGTTTTTCGACGATGGACTGCACGAGTTTTTCGACCTCGGCATCGAGCAGGTCTGCGGGCACCACGCGGTTGACCAGACCCTGCGCCAGCGCCGTCTGCGCATCGATGAAGTCGCCCGTGAGCAGCATTTCCATCGCACGCTTGGCAGGCACATTGCGCACCAGCGGCACGCTGGGCGTGGCGCAGAAAAGGCCGTAGTGAATGCCGCTGGTGGCAAACGTCGCAGCATCGGCCGCCACGGCCAGATCACACTGCGCCACCAGCTGGCAGCCGGCCGCGGTGGCCATGCCGTGCACGCGGGCAATCACCGGCACCGGCAGCCTGTGGATGGCCAGCATGACCTTGCTGCACTGGGCAAACAGCGCCTGGTACCACGCCAGGTCAGGGTGCGCAGCCATGTCCTTGAGGTTGTGCCCCGCACAGAACGCCCGGCCGTTGGCCGCCAGCACCACAGCCCGCGCCGTCTCGTCGCGCGCCACGCCGTCCAGCGCCTGCTGCAGCGCGGCCAGCATGTCGCTGCCCAGGGCGTTGAAACGCGCGGAGTCATTCAGCGTGAGGGTGACCACACCGCGGGCGTCGCGGGTGGTTTGCAACAGTTCATTCGGATTCGTGGGTGTCATGCGTATCTCTTTCCTCAGAGGCTGGCCGCCGAAACCGGCGCGGCCCAGGCCAGCGAACGCCGCGCAAGGGCCGCCCCGCCGCGCTGGCATCGTTCCCCAGCCCGGCGAGGCCGAGAGAAGGGGACGCCGCACAGCGGCTCAGGGGGATGGTCACAAGTCCGCGAGCACCCGCAGATGCGCTTCCACGCTGCGCGCCAGCGGCGACATCACGTAGCCGCCTTCCAGGCACGACACGATACGGCCCTTGGAAAAGCGCTTGGCCACATCCATGATGCGCTGCGTCATCCAGGCGTAGTCCTGCTCGGTCAGGCCCAGCTGGCCCATGTCGTCCTCGCGGTGGCCGTCAAAGCCCGCGCTCACAAAGATCATCTCGGGCTTGAAGGCCTCCAGCCGGGGCATCCACATCATCTCGATGAGCTCGCGGATGTCCATGCCGCGCGTGTAGGCGGCCACGGGCACGTTGACCATGTTGGGCGCCGGATCGTGGTCGCCGCTGTAGGGGTAGAACGGGTGCTGGAAGATGCTG encodes the following:
- a CDS encoding electron transfer flavoprotein subunit beta/FixA family protein; this encodes MKVLVPVKRVVDYNVKVRVKSDNTGVDIANVKMSMNPFDEIAVEEAVRLKEKGLVTEVIAVSCGVAQCQETLRTAMAIGADRAILVETDVELQPLAVAKILKALVDKEQPQLIILGKQAIDDDANQTGQMLAALADLPQATFASKVELAADKVSVTREVDGGLETLALTLPAVITTDLRLNEPRYVTLPNIMKAKKKQLDTVKPEDLGVDVVPRLKTLKVTEPAKRGAGIKVADVAALVEKLKNEAKVI
- a CDS encoding mechanosensitive ion channel family protein; the encoded protein is MISDLDQWAQAFTQPSVLVELGLLVACVAAAWTVVWALRRRIHDKDPRSIWFGSSMVDGALFPLVLLSLGYLARTLAAQWVPLAVFKVAIPVLVSLVVIRIGVKVLQVAFPQSAWVRPIERSISWMAWLGMVLWVTGLLPLVLQELDKISWKVGASTLSVRTMIEGAITAGAVLLVALWISAAIEARLLRAATGSELSLRKAISNALRAVLVFVGLIMALSAVGIDLTALSVLGGAVGVGIGFGLQKLAANYVSGFVILAERSMRIGDNVKLDAFEGRITQINARYTVIRSPSGRESIVPNELLITQRVENLSLSDPQVWMSTVVSVAYDSDVDLVARLLGEAALVSPRVLREPAPAVALSAFGADGLEFTVGFWIADPENGTLGLRSQINMAILRALREHHVEVPFPQRVVHFQSAEMPAGARPGAPSPSLREPSQGHGLSP
- a CDS encoding enoyl-CoA hydratase, producing MTPTNPNELLQTTRDARGVVTLTLNDSARFNALGSDMLAALQQALDGVARDETARAVVLAANGRAFCAGHNLKDMAAHPDLAWYQALFAQCSKVMLAIHRLPVPVIARVHGMATAAGCQLVAQCDLAVAADAATFATSGIHYGLFCATPSVPLVRNVPAKRAMEMLLTGDFIDAQTALAQGLVNRVVPADLLDAEVEKLVQSIVEKPRVAVAMGKALVHQQRELGIDAAYQLAGQAMAVNMMDAAAQEGARAFAEKRQPDWKR